Proteins encoded within one genomic window of Actinoplanes octamycinicus:
- a CDS encoding AAA family ATPase → MVLAVFAGLPGVGKSTLAASVAAELPAAVLAVDTVDFALQRYAVHETRPGYAAYGVVAALAEEQLKIGHHVIIDAVSPVKAARELWVDLAERMAVPLRVVEVVCGDDTEHRRRVESRYESRDHDGVPDWVRVVERQSEYEPYLGPRLVVDTYLAKDPVPQVISYLS, encoded by the coding sequence ATGGTCCTCGCGGTCTTCGCCGGCCTGCCCGGCGTCGGGAAGAGCACGCTCGCCGCGTCGGTGGCCGCCGAGCTGCCGGCGGCGGTGCTCGCCGTCGACACGGTCGACTTCGCCCTGCAGCGGTACGCGGTGCACGAGACCCGCCCGGGCTACGCGGCCTACGGCGTGGTGGCCGCGCTCGCTGAGGAGCAACTCAAGATCGGCCACCACGTGATCATCGACGCGGTCAGCCCGGTCAAGGCGGCCCGGGAGCTCTGGGTCGACCTGGCCGAGCGGATGGCGGTGCCGCTGCGCGTGGTCGAGGTGGTCTGCGGTGACGACACCGAGCACCGGCGCCGGGTCGAGTCGCGCTACGAGTCCCGCGACCACGACGGCGTCCCGGACTGGGTGCGGGTGGTGGAGCGCCAGTCGGAGTACGAGCCGTACCTGGGCCCCCGCCTGGTCGTCGACACCTACCTGGCGAAGGATCCGGTCCCGCAGGTCATCAGCTACCTGAGCTGA
- a CDS encoding glycerate kinase family protein, protein MRVLICPDKFAGTLSAPEVAQAVADGWAVRSDQLILRPIADGGPGFVEVLATALGGQRIPVATVDPLGRPARGEILLAGGTAYLESAQACGLHLLTPDERDPTRTSSYGLGLLLAAAVETGATQVVIGLGGSAVNDAGAGMLAALGAAPVDVAGYALPYGGAPLITAAALAGVPQLRQVALVAATDVDNPLTGLHGASSVFGPQKGATREDVLRLDAALAHFAGVLEKAFGIDDLAARPGAGAAGGLGAALIALGARVTSGIGLVSDLIGLDRELDAAELVITGEGSFDHQSLRGKVVAGIAAGARDRGLPCVVLAGRNETGHREASAAGVTETHTLVEHFGSTEKAMAEPARGLRELSERLSRQWSR, encoded by the coding sequence GTGCGCGTACTGATCTGTCCGGACAAGTTCGCCGGTACCCTGTCCGCCCCGGAAGTCGCTCAAGCGGTCGCGGACGGCTGGGCCGTCCGGTCCGATCAGCTGATCCTGCGCCCGATCGCGGACGGCGGGCCCGGCTTCGTCGAGGTGCTGGCCACCGCGCTCGGCGGGCAGCGGATCCCGGTCGCGACCGTCGACCCGCTCGGCCGCCCGGCGCGGGGCGAGATCCTGCTCGCCGGCGGCACCGCCTACCTGGAGAGCGCGCAGGCCTGCGGCCTGCATCTGCTGACGCCGGACGAGCGGGACCCCACCAGGACTTCCTCGTACGGCCTGGGCCTGCTCCTGGCGGCCGCGGTGGAGACCGGCGCCACCCAGGTGGTGATCGGCCTCGGCGGCTCGGCGGTGAACGACGCCGGCGCCGGCATGCTGGCCGCGCTCGGCGCCGCCCCGGTCGACGTGGCCGGTTACGCGCTGCCCTACGGCGGCGCCCCGCTGATCACCGCCGCCGCCCTGGCCGGCGTCCCGCAGCTGCGCCAGGTCGCCCTGGTCGCCGCCACCGACGTGGACAACCCGCTGACCGGCCTGCACGGCGCCAGCAGCGTCTTCGGCCCGCAGAAGGGCGCGACCAGGGAGGACGTGCTCCGGCTCGACGCCGCCCTGGCGCACTTCGCCGGCGTACTGGAGAAGGCCTTCGGGATCGACGACCTGGCGGCCCGGCCGGGAGCCGGCGCGGCCGGCGGTCTGGGGGCCGCGCTGATCGCCCTCGGCGCCCGGGTGACCTCGGGGATCGGCCTGGTCAGCGACCTGATCGGGCTGGACCGGGAGCTGGACGCGGCGGAGCTGGTGATCACTGGCGAGGGCAGCTTCGACCACCAGTCGCTGCGCGGCAAGGTGGTGGCCGGGATCGCGGCCGGCGCCCGGGACCGGGGCCTGCCGTGCGTGGTGCTGGCCGGGCGGAACGAGACCGGGCACCGGGAGGCCTCGGCGGCCGGGGTGACCGAGACGCACACCCTGGTGGAGCATTTCGGCTCGACCGAGAAGGCGATGGCCGAACCCGCCCGCGGCCTGCGAGAACTGTCTGAGCGCCTGTCCCGCCAGTGGTCGAGGTGA
- a CDS encoding cysteine desulfurase family protein, whose product MDYTGDPHVYLDAASAAPLHPVAREALLAALADGWADPARLYAAGRRAQQLREAATAVVAEILRVRVDELSFWPSGSAAAQAAVLGGLAGRRRAGPVLVHSAIEHSTVLHAAGTTEAREVGVDRLGRLDLPAWEAAVSAPGVALAALISASHEAGTVQPVAAAAAYCAESGVPLFVDAAQSVGRVPVPAGWSLLSASAHKWGGPPGVGVLVVRKGVRWISPSPQDDLYRPQPPGAVDLPAIVAAAASLRAVTAEAEAEAVRLGALVDRIRDRVAATVPDVEIVGDPVDRLPHLVTFSCLYVDGEALLHALDRRGFAVSSGSSCTSSTLRPSHVLEAMGVLSHGNVRVSLHRGTTEAEVDRFLAVLPEVVADIRKEAGF is encoded by the coding sequence GTGGATTACACAGGCGATCCGCACGTCTACCTGGACGCCGCCAGCGCGGCGCCGCTGCACCCGGTGGCCCGGGAAGCGCTGCTCGCGGCGCTCGCCGACGGCTGGGCCGATCCGGCCCGCCTTTACGCGGCGGGCCGCCGGGCCCAGCAGCTGCGCGAGGCGGCGACCGCGGTGGTCGCGGAGATCTTGCGGGTACGCGTGGACGAGCTCTCCTTCTGGCCCTCCGGCTCGGCCGCCGCACAGGCCGCGGTGCTGGGCGGCCTCGCCGGGCGCCGCCGCGCCGGGCCGGTGCTGGTGCACTCGGCGATCGAGCACTCCACTGTGCTGCACGCCGCCGGGACCACCGAGGCCCGTGAGGTGGGAGTGGACCGGCTCGGCCGGCTCGACCTGCCCGCCTGGGAGGCCGCGGTGTCCGCGCCCGGGGTGGCGCTGGCCGCCCTGATCAGCGCCAGTCACGAGGCGGGCACGGTGCAGCCGGTGGCCGCCGCCGCGGCGTACTGCGCGGAGTCCGGGGTACCCCTCTTCGTGGACGCCGCCCAGTCGGTCGGCCGGGTCCCGGTGCCGGCCGGCTGGTCGCTGCTCAGCGCCAGCGCGCACAAGTGGGGCGGGCCGCCGGGCGTCGGTGTCCTGGTGGTCCGCAAAGGGGTGCGATGGATCTCACCCTCCCCGCAGGATGATCTTTATCGCCCCCAGCCACCGGGCGCTGTCGATCTGCCGGCGATCGTGGCGGCGGCGGCGAGCCTGCGCGCGGTGACCGCCGAGGCGGAGGCCGAGGCGGTGCGGCTGGGCGCGCTGGTGGACCGGATCCGGGACCGGGTGGCGGCCACCGTGCCGGACGTGGAGATCGTCGGCGACCCGGTCGACCGGCTCCCGCACCTGGTCACCTTCAGCTGCCTCTACGTGGACGGGGAGGCGCTGCTGCACGCGCTGGACCGGCGCGGGTTCGCGGTGTCGTCGGGTTCCTCGTGCACCTCGTCGACGCTGCGGCCGAGCCACGTGCTGGAGGCGATGGGCGTGCTCAGCCACGGCAACGTGCGGGTGTCCCTGCACCGCGGGACCACCGAGGCGGAGGTGGACCGCTTCCTGGCGGTGCTGCCGGAGGTCGTCGCGGACATCCGGAAGGAGGCCGGGTTCTGA
- a CDS encoding helix-turn-helix domain-containing protein, with translation MEQPAPPLAVIAAALRRERDRAGISLAELARRAGLAKSTLSQLEAGSGNPSIETLWALGVALGVPFSRLVEPEPTRVRVIRAGEGATRLRADRADFVATLLATGSPHARRDLYLMELEPGEAREAEAHIPGSVEHIVVGAGRIRTGPVEEPIEVGPGDYVSFPGDVPHRYEALEPSWAVLVMEHR, from the coding sequence ATGGAGCAACCGGCGCCGCCGCTCGCCGTCATCGCCGCCGCCCTGCGCCGCGAGCGGGACCGGGCCGGGATCTCGCTGGCCGAGCTGGCCCGCCGCGCCGGCCTGGCCAAGTCGACGTTGTCCCAGCTGGAGGCGGGCAGCGGGAACCCGAGCATCGAGACCCTGTGGGCGCTCGGGGTGGCGCTCGGCGTGCCGTTCAGCCGGCTGGTCGAGCCGGAGCCGACCCGGGTGCGGGTGATCCGGGCCGGCGAGGGCGCCACCCGGCTGCGCGCCGACCGGGCCGACTTCGTGGCCACGCTGCTCGCCACCGGGTCCCCGCACGCCCGGCGCGACCTGTACCTGATGGAGCTGGAGCCGGGCGAGGCCCGGGAGGCCGAGGCGCACATCCCGGGCAGCGTCGAGCACATCGTGGTCGGCGCCGGCCGGATCCGGACCGGGCCGGTCGAGGAGCCGATCGAGGTCGGGCCGGGTGACTACGTGTCGTTCCCGGGCGACGTCCCGCACCGCTACGAGGCGCTGGAGCCGTCCTGGGCGGTCCTCGTCATGGAGCACCGCTAG
- a CDS encoding DUF3043 domain-containing protein, with the protein MSPLFRRKPVDLVEDATSSVTEEEAAENRRKSYTPSKKELGVVTPKRAPQGRRVEAAPADRKEAMKQLRERQRQERAEAAEGMRQGDERFLLARDRGPERSLVRDIVDSRRTVGSFFIAGALIVMVGTLIQNPAVVLATNALWAALALAVVIDSVFIARRIKRLVKERFPDSKQRLGSLYLYGIMRGLTFRRMRVPKPKVELGAKI; encoded by the coding sequence GTGTCCCCGCTGTTTCGCCGCAAGCCAGTCGACCTCGTCGAAGACGCCACTTCCTCGGTGACCGAGGAGGAGGCGGCCGAAAACCGCCGCAAGAGCTACACGCCCAGCAAGAAAGAGCTGGGTGTGGTCACGCCGAAACGCGCGCCGCAGGGCCGCCGGGTGGAGGCCGCGCCGGCCGACCGCAAAGAGGCGATGAAACAGCTCCGCGAGCGGCAGCGCCAGGAGCGCGCCGAGGCCGCCGAGGGCATGCGCCAGGGCGACGAGCGGTTCCTGCTCGCCCGCGACCGCGGCCCGGAGCGCTCGCTGGTCCGCGACATCGTCGACTCGCGCCGCACCGTCGGCTCGTTCTTCATCGCCGGCGCCCTCATCGTGATGGTCGGCACGCTGATCCAGAACCCGGCCGTCGTCCTCGCCACCAACGCCCTGTGGGCCGCCCTGGCCCTGGCCGTCGTGATCGACAGCGTGTTCATCGCCCGCCGCATCAAGCGCCTGGTCAAAGAGCGTTTCCCCGACTCGAAGCAACGGCTCGGCTCGCTCTACCTCTACGGCATCATGCGCGGCCTGACCTTCCGCCGCATGCGCGTCCCGAAGCCCAAGGTGGAGCTGGGCGCCAAGATCTGA
- a CDS encoding AzlD domain-containing protein translates to MLIAAVIALGVGTYAMRLSGVLLRDRLELSPALQRLLPMAAAALLAALAGTAALMSGAEFAGLARPAGVAAGALLAWRKVPFVLVVVAAAAVTALLRLAGVP, encoded by the coding sequence ATGCTGATCGCCGCCGTCATCGCGCTCGGCGTGGGCACCTACGCGATGCGCCTCAGCGGAGTCCTGCTCCGCGACCGCCTGGAACTCTCCCCGGCCCTGCAACGCCTGCTCCCGATGGCCGCCGCGGCGCTCCTCGCCGCCCTGGCCGGAACGGCCGCGCTGATGTCCGGCGCCGAGTTCGCCGGCCTGGCCCGCCCGGCCGGGGTGGCCGCCGGCGCCCTGCTGGCGTGGCGCAAGGTCCCGTTCGTCCTGGTCGTCGTGGCCGCCGCCGCGGTCACCGCCCTGCTCCGGCTGGCCGGCGTCCCGTAG
- the ctaC gene encoding aa3-type cytochrome oxidase subunit II, producing the protein MGARSSATRPRAGGRAAGLGLGGALLLALLAGCSVEDVGSKFGHFGWPGPGISLQAHEMYDLWIASTIAALVVGVGVWGLIFWCVIRYRKRGDELPVQTRFNMPMEVLYTVTPVLIVAVLFYYTAIVQTSVDKVSKDPDQIVQVTAFKWNWEFEYRDGIGKDANTVASTVGSSDVIPSLVLPIGQKIRFEETSKDVIHSFWVPELLFKRDVMPGSVRNVFEVTLDKTGHYVGRCAELCGTYHAFMNFELVAVEPAKFDQFMAAKKAGQSTPQALATIGEPPYATTTQPFDTRRGTHSWNQGGGEDVVAAGK; encoded by the coding sequence GTGGGCGCAAGGAGTTCGGCCACACGGCCGCGGGCAGGTGGCCGGGCGGCCGGGCTGGGTCTCGGCGGTGCGCTGCTGCTGGCGTTGCTCGCGGGGTGCTCGGTCGAGGACGTCGGGAGCAAGTTCGGCCACTTCGGATGGCCCGGCCCGGGGATCAGCCTGCAGGCGCACGAGATGTACGACCTGTGGATCGCCTCGACGATCGCCGCCCTGGTGGTCGGCGTCGGGGTCTGGGGTCTGATCTTCTGGTGCGTGATCCGGTACCGCAAGCGCGGCGACGAGCTGCCCGTGCAGACCCGGTTCAACATGCCGATGGAGGTCCTCTACACGGTCACGCCGGTGCTGATCGTCGCGGTGCTCTTCTACTACACCGCGATCGTCCAGACCAGCGTGGACAAGGTGTCGAAGGACCCGGACCAGATCGTCCAGGTCACCGCGTTCAAGTGGAACTGGGAGTTCGAGTACCGCGACGGCATCGGCAAGGACGCGAACACCGTGGCGTCCACGGTGGGCTCCTCCGACGTCATCCCCTCGCTGGTCCTGCCGATCGGGCAGAAGATCCGGTTCGAGGAGACCAGCAAGGACGTCATCCACTCGTTCTGGGTGCCGGAGCTGCTGTTCAAGCGGGACGTCATGCCGGGCAGCGTGCGCAACGTCTTCGAGGTCACGCTGGACAAGACCGGTCACTACGTCGGCCGCTGCGCCGAGCTCTGCGGCACCTACCACGCCTTCATGAACTTCGAGCTGGTGGCGGTCGAGCCGGCCAAGTTCGACCAGTTCATGGCGGCGAAGAAGGCGGGTCAGTCGACGCCGCAGGCGCTCGCCACGATCGGTGAGCCGCCCTACGCGACGACCACGCAGCCGTTCGACACCCGGCGCGGCACGCACAGCTGGAACCAGGGCGGCGGCGAAGATGTCGTCGCCGCGGGGAAGTAG
- a CDS encoding sulfurtransferase TusA family protein has protein sequence MITLDCRGQRCPLPIIKLAKAMPGVAVGEIVRVLADDPAAANDIPAWCRMKGQEFVAGHHHQFEVRRIV, from the coding sequence CTGATCACGCTGGACTGCCGCGGGCAGCGGTGCCCGCTGCCGATCATCAAGCTGGCCAAGGCGATGCCGGGCGTGGCGGTCGGCGAGATCGTCCGGGTGCTGGCCGACGACCCGGCCGCGGCCAACGACATCCCCGCCTGGTGCCGGATGAAGGGCCAGGAGTTCGTCGCGGGCCACCACCACCAGTTCGAGGTGCGCCGGATTGTCTGA
- a CDS encoding carbohydrate kinase family protein — MKIAVTGSIATDHLMHFPGRFADQLIADQLHKVSLSFLVDDLVVRRGGVAPNIAFGMGKLGLRPILVGAVGADFADYRSWLERHGVDCDSVHVSDVAHTARFVCTTDDDLNQIASFYAGAMAEARNIELSPVVDRLGGIDLVLISANDPAAMIRHSQECRARGFKFAADPSQQLARMDGSDVLSLIRGAEYLLTNEYERSLLETKSGLSGDQVLDEVRIRVTTLGKDGVEITGKGIERIHVPVVPDVLGEDPTGVGDGFRAGFFSGISWGLGLERSAQVGSLVAALVLETVGTQEYDITAHEFLKRFTAAYGEQAAAEITPHLPA, encoded by the coding sequence ATGAAGATCGCCGTCACCGGCTCGATCGCCACCGACCATCTGATGCACTTCCCGGGCCGGTTCGCCGACCAGCTCATCGCCGACCAGCTGCACAAGGTCTCGCTCTCGTTCCTCGTCGACGACCTGGTCGTGCGCCGCGGCGGCGTCGCGCCGAACATCGCTTTCGGGATGGGCAAGCTGGGTCTGCGGCCGATCCTGGTGGGCGCGGTCGGCGCCGACTTCGCCGACTACCGGTCCTGGCTGGAGCGGCACGGGGTGGACTGCGACTCGGTGCACGTCAGCGACGTGGCGCACACCGCCCGGTTCGTCTGCACCACCGACGACGACCTGAACCAGATCGCCTCGTTCTACGCCGGCGCGATGGCCGAGGCCCGCAACATCGAGCTGTCCCCGGTGGTCGACCGGCTGGGCGGCATCGACCTGGTGCTGATCAGCGCGAACGACCCGGCCGCGATGATCCGGCACTCGCAGGAGTGCCGTGCCCGCGGCTTCAAGTTCGCCGCCGACCCGTCCCAGCAGCTCGCCCGGATGGACGGCTCGGACGTGCTGAGCCTGATCCGCGGCGCGGAGTACCTGCTGACCAACGAGTACGAGCGCTCCCTGCTGGAGACCAAGTCCGGCCTCTCCGGCGACCAGGTGCTCGACGAGGTCCGGATCCGGGTCACCACGCTCGGCAAGGACGGCGTGGAGATCACCGGCAAGGGCATCGAGCGGATCCACGTGCCGGTCGTCCCGGACGTGCTCGGCGAGGACCCGACCGGGGTCGGCGACGGCTTCCGGGCCGGTTTCTTCTCCGGCATCTCCTGGGGTCTCGGCCTGGAGCGGTCCGCCCAGGTCGGCTCGCTGGTGGCGGCGCTGGTGCTGGAGACGGTCGGCACCCAGGAGTACGACATCACCGCGCACGAGTTCCTCAAGCGCTTCACCGCGGCGTACGGCGAGCAGGCCGCCGCCGAGATCACCCCGCACCTGCCGGCCTGA
- the murA gene encoding UDP-N-acetylglucosamine 1-carboxyvinyltransferase, which yields MTDDVLIVHGGTPLQGQIRVRGAKNLVSKAMVAALLGESPSRLFDVPRIRDVEVVRGLLGLHGVKVSDGAEDGELVMDPTNVESASTDEINVHAGSSRIPILLCGPLLHRLGHAFIPDLGGCHIGPRPIDFHIKALREFGAVVDKTPEGMHLSAPNGLHGAKLELPYPSVGATEQVLLTAVRAEGVTELRNAAIEPEIIDLICVLQKMGAIITVHTDRVIEIQGVPKLYGYEHKPIPDRIEAASWAAAALATRGEIEVIGARQADMMTFLNVYRSIGGELKITDDRVAREGVSGAEGGIKFWHPGTELKAVALETDVHPGFMTDWQQPLVVALTQARGISIMHETVYEQRLGYTEALNQMGATIQVYRDCLGGTPCRFGRRNFMHSAVIAGPSKLHAADLVIPDLRAGFAHLIAALAAEGTSRVYGVNLIKRGYEDFEAKLAALGAHVERP from the coding sequence TTGACCGACGATGTCCTGATCGTGCACGGCGGTACGCCGCTGCAAGGACAGATCCGGGTCCGTGGCGCCAAGAACCTGGTCTCCAAGGCGATGGTCGCCGCCCTGCTGGGCGAGTCACCGAGCCGCCTGTTCGACGTGCCGCGGATTCGCGACGTCGAGGTCGTCCGCGGCCTCCTCGGGCTCCACGGGGTCAAGGTCAGCGACGGCGCCGAGGACGGCGAGCTCGTCATGGACCCGACGAACGTGGAGAGCGCCAGCACCGACGAGATCAACGTGCACGCCGGGTCGAGCCGGATCCCGATCCTGCTCTGCGGCCCGCTGCTGCACCGGCTCGGGCACGCGTTCATCCCGGATCTGGGCGGCTGCCACATCGGGCCGCGCCCGATCGACTTCCACATCAAGGCGCTGCGCGAGTTCGGCGCGGTGGTCGACAAGACCCCCGAGGGCATGCACCTGAGCGCGCCGAACGGGCTGCACGGCGCCAAGCTGGAGCTGCCGTACCCGAGCGTCGGCGCGACCGAGCAGGTGCTGCTCACCGCGGTGCGCGCGGAGGGCGTCACCGAGCTGCGCAACGCCGCGATCGAGCCGGAGATCATCGACCTGATCTGCGTCCTGCAGAAGATGGGCGCGATCATCACGGTGCACACCGACCGGGTCATCGAGATCCAGGGCGTACCGAAGCTCTACGGTTACGAGCACAAGCCGATCCCGGACCGGATCGAGGCGGCCAGCTGGGCCGCCGCCGCGCTCGCCACCCGTGGTGAGATCGAGGTGATCGGCGCCCGCCAGGCCGACATGATGACGTTCCTGAACGTCTACCGCTCGATCGGCGGCGAGCTGAAGATCACCGACGACCGGGTGGCCCGCGAAGGGGTCAGCGGCGCCGAGGGCGGCATCAAGTTCTGGCACCCGGGCACCGAGCTCAAGGCGGTCGCCCTGGAGACCGACGTGCACCCGGGCTTCATGACCGACTGGCAGCAGCCGCTGGTGGTCGCGCTGACCCAGGCCCGCGGCATCTCGATCATGCACGAGACGGTGTACGAGCAGCGGCTCGGCTACACCGAGGCGCTCAACCAGATGGGCGCCACCATCCAGGTCTACCGGGACTGCCTCGGCGGCACCCCGTGCCGGTTCGGCCGCCGCAACTTCATGCACTCCGCGGTGATCGCCGGCCCGTCCAAGCTGCACGCCGCCGACCTGGTCATCCCGGACCTGCGGGCCGGCTTCGCGCACCTGATCGCGGCGCTCGCCGCCGAGGGCACGTCGCGCGTCTACGGCGTCAACCTGATCAAGCGGGGCTACGAGGACTTCGAGGCCAAGCTGGCCGCCCTCGGTGCCCACGTCGAGCGCCCCTGA
- the nadA gene encoding quinolinate synthase NadA, translating into MTSTWTEPGNTPVALLLLGKGTDPASERGVDCPGELPAPSDPDLVARATAAKAALGDRVFVLGHHYQRDEVIQFADVTGDSFKLAQQAAARPEAEFIVFCGVHFMAESADILTKPEQQVILPDLAAGCSMADMAVLGQVETAWEHFQDLGIAGDIVPVTYMNSSADIKGFVGRNKGVVCTSSNAKRALTWSFEQGSKVFFLPDQHLGRNTAVLEMGFDLDDCVLYDPHKPHGGLTDEQLRNARMILWRGHCSVHGRFTLDSVREVRERVPGVNVLVHPECRHDVVRAADYVGSTEYIIKALDAAPAGSAWAVGTELNLVRRLALAHPDKQIMFLDRTVCYCSTMNRIDLPHLVWALEELVAGRVPNVITVDEKTAHEARVALDQMLALP; encoded by the coding sequence GTGACGTCGACCTGGACCGAACCCGGAAACACCCCCGTTGCCCTGCTGCTTCTCGGCAAGGGCACCGACCCGGCCAGCGAGCGGGGCGTGGACTGCCCCGGTGAGCTGCCGGCTCCCAGCGACCCCGATCTGGTCGCCCGCGCGACGGCGGCCAAGGCCGCGCTCGGCGACCGGGTGTTCGTGCTGGGGCATCACTACCAGCGTGACGAGGTGATCCAGTTCGCCGATGTCACCGGCGACTCGTTCAAGCTGGCCCAGCAGGCGGCGGCCCGGCCGGAGGCGGAGTTCATCGTCTTCTGCGGCGTGCACTTCATGGCCGAGAGCGCCGACATCCTGACCAAGCCGGAGCAGCAGGTCATCCTCCCCGACCTGGCGGCCGGCTGCTCGATGGCCGACATGGCGGTGCTCGGTCAGGTGGAGACCGCCTGGGAGCACTTCCAGGACCTGGGCATCGCCGGCGACATCGTCCCGGTGACGTACATGAACTCGTCCGCCGACATCAAGGGCTTCGTCGGCCGCAACAAGGGCGTGGTCTGCACCTCGTCGAACGCGAAGCGGGCCCTGACCTGGTCGTTCGAGCAGGGCTCCAAGGTGTTCTTCCTGCCCGACCAGCACCTGGGGCGCAACACCGCGGTCCTGGAGATGGGCTTCGACCTGGACGACTGCGTCCTCTACGACCCGCACAAGCCGCACGGCGGGCTCACCGACGAGCAGCTGCGCAACGCCCGGATGATCCTCTGGCGGGGTCACTGCTCGGTGCACGGCCGGTTCACCCTGGACAGCGTCCGCGAGGTCCGCGAGCGGGTCCCGGGGGTGAACGTGCTGGTCCACCCGGAGTGCCGGCACGACGTGGTCCGCGCGGCCGATTATGTCGGCTCGACGGAGTACATCATCAAGGCGCTCGACGCCGCCCCCGCCGGTTCGGCCTGGGCGGTCGGCACCGAGCTGAACCTGGTGCGCCGGCTGGCCCTGGCGCACCCGGACAAGCAGATCATGTTCCTCGACCGGACGGTCTGCTACTGCTCGACGATGAACCGGATCGACCTCCCCCACCTGGTGTGGGCGCTGGAGGAGCTGGTCGCCGGCCGGGTGCCGAACGTGATCACGGTCGACGAGAAGACCGCGCACGAGGCGCGCGTCGCGCTCGACCAGATGCTCGCCCTTCCGTGA
- a CDS encoding AzlC family ABC transporter permease, producing MSTLYRTQARPRDVAALAAATLAVGASFGAITVAYGLPGWLAPLMSIVVFAGGAQFLAVGLFAAGNPVAAVLAGLLLNARHLPFGLAVADTLGTRWRDRLIGAHLMTDEVVAFTLAEQTPAARRKVYWLVAISLVISWNLGVVLGVLLGGATGDPDSFGLDAAFPAGLIALILPSLGDRDTRLVALTGAALAVLLTPVLPAGLPVLAALLGLLVLLLPPVRRRRSSPAVAPGPSDGPGSAASVPADLGSAASTSDGLGSAASVPADPGSAASASAGLGLAASVPADPGSAASAPADPGSAASTSAGLGLAASASDVPGLAAGASGISVSASSISDISGAPSNGPVDASQEPSSLAGAAAFRTPVTTVEENRC from the coding sequence ATGAGTACGTTATATCGAACGCAGGCCCGGCCCCGGGACGTGGCGGCCCTGGCCGCGGCGACGCTCGCGGTGGGCGCGTCGTTCGGCGCGATCACCGTGGCGTACGGCCTGCCCGGCTGGCTGGCGCCGCTGATGTCGATCGTGGTCTTCGCCGGCGGCGCCCAGTTCCTGGCGGTCGGCCTGTTCGCCGCCGGCAACCCGGTCGCCGCGGTCCTGGCCGGCCTGCTGCTCAACGCCCGGCACCTGCCGTTCGGCCTGGCCGTCGCGGACACCCTCGGCACCCGGTGGCGGGACCGGCTGATCGGCGCGCACCTGATGACCGACGAGGTGGTCGCCTTCACTTTGGCCGAGCAGACCCCGGCCGCCCGCCGCAAGGTCTACTGGCTGGTCGCCATCTCCCTGGTCATCTCCTGGAACCTCGGCGTGGTCCTCGGGGTCCTGCTCGGCGGCGCCACCGGCGACCCGGACTCCTTCGGCCTGGACGCCGCGTTCCCGGCCGGCCTGATCGCGCTGATCCTGCCGTCCCTGGGGGACCGGGACACCCGGCTGGTCGCCCTCACCGGGGCCGCCCTCGCGGTCCTGCTGACCCCGGTCCTCCCGGCCGGCCTCCCGGTCCTGGCCGCCCTGCTCGGCCTGCTGGTCCTGCTGCTCCCGCCGGTCCGCCGCCGTAGGTCATCCCCGGCGGTCGCTCCCGGCCCCTCGGATGGTCCGGGGTCAGCGGCCAGCGTCCCGGCCGATCTTGGCTCAGCGGCCAGCACCTCGGATGGTCTGGGCTCGGCGGCCAGCGTCCCGGCTGATCCGGGTTCAGCGGCCAGCGCCTCGGCTGGTCTGGGCTTGGCGGCCAGCGTCCCGGCTGATCCGGGTTCAGCGGCCAGCGCCCCGGCCGATCCTGGCTCAGCGGCCAGCACCTCGGCTGGTCTGGGCTTGGCGGCCAGCGCCTCGGATGTTCCGGGCTTGGCTGCCGGTGCCTCGGGCATCTCGGTCTCTGCTTCCAGCATCTCGGATATTTCGGGCGCACCCTCCAATGGTCCGGTCGATGCATCGCAGGAGCCGTCCTCGCTCGCTGGAGCCGCGGCTTTCCGCACGCCCGTCACCACCGTCGAGGAGAACCGATGCTGA
- the erpA gene encoding iron-sulfur cluster insertion protein ErpA yields the protein MTTEAHTESTEATAPTGVILTDVAAVKVKALIEQEGRDDLRLRIAVQPGGCSGLRYQLFFDERSLDGDVVNDFGGVEVVVDRMSAPYLAGATIDFADRIDAQGFTIDNPNAQNSCACGDSFH from the coding sequence GTGACCACTGAAGCGCACACCGAGTCGACCGAGGCGACCGCCCCGACCGGCGTCATCCTCACCGACGTCGCCGCTGTGAAGGTCAAGGCCCTGATCGAGCAGGAGGGGCGCGACGACCTGCGCCTGCGCATCGCCGTACAGCCCGGTGGCTGCTCCGGCCTGCGCTACCAGCTCTTCTTCGACGAGCGTTCGCTCGACGGCGACGTCGTGAACGACTTCGGCGGCGTCGAGGTCGTGGTGGACCGGATGTCGGCTCCCTACCTGGCCGGCGCCACCATCGACTTCGCGGACCGGATCGACGCGCAGGGCTTCACCATCGACAACCCGAACGCGCAGAACTCCTGCGCCTGCGGCGACTCGTTCCACTGA